The following proteins are encoded in a genomic region of Zea mays cultivar B73 chromosome 9, Zm-B73-REFERENCE-NAM-5.0, whole genome shotgun sequence:
- the LOC100272570 gene encoding putative oxysterol binding domain family protein, which produces MGSKDQGGGAASSGGGFFSSFAAGMRSWGTAVHKSVNGLLGYEGLEVINPDGGTDDAEEEALRGRWKQEDRDSYWKMMHKYIGSDVTSLVTLPVIIFEPMTMLQKMAELMEYCELLDKADECEDPYMRMVYASTWAVSVYFAYQRTWKPFNPILGETYEMVNHQGITFLAEQVSHHPPMGAAHCENEHFTYDITSKVKTKFLGNSLEIYPVGRTRVTLKKSGVVLDLVPPLTKVNNLIFGRTWVDSPGEMVMTNLTTGDKAVLYFQPCGWFGAGRYEVDGYVYSAAEEPKIMITGKWNKSLSCQPCDQEGDPLPGTELKEIWRVAPAPQNDGYQYTHFAHKINSFSTAPKKLLASDSRLRPDRYALEKGDMSKSGSEKSRLEEQQRAEKRTREAKGEQFTPRWFNVTDAVASTPWGDLEICEYSGRYTEHRAAIDSSNSTDDDDEIDVTSVEFDPWQYGGSSSSPQ; this is translated from the exons ATGGGATCCAAGGACCAGGGCGGAGGGGCCGCCTCCTCGGGCGGCGGCTTCTTCTCGTCGTTCGCCGCCGGCATGCGCAGCTGGGGCACCGCCGTGCACAAATCCGTCAACGG GCTGCTTGGTTATGAAGGCCTTGAAGTTATTAACCCCGATGGAGGCACAGATGATGCTGAAGAAGAAGCTTTAAGGGGCCGATGGAAGCAAGAG GATCGTGATAGCTATTGGAAGATGATGCACAAGTACATAGGATCAGATGTTACATCACTTGTGACACTTCCAGTCATAATTTTTGAGCCAATGACAATGCTTCAGAAAATGGCTGAG TTGATGGAATACTGTGAGTTGTTAGACAAAGCAGATGAATGTGAGGATCCATACATGCGTATGGTTTATGCTT CTACATGGGCTGTTTCGGTATACTTCGCGTATCAGCGCACATGGAAGCCTTTTAATCCGATCCTTGGAGAGACTTACGAGATGGTTAACCACCAGGGCATCACATTTCTTGCCGAGCAG GTAAGCCATCATCCCCCAATGGGTGCTGCTCACTGTGAGAATGAGCATTTTACTTATGATATCACGTCTAAGGTGAAGacaaagttcttgggaaattcattGGAAATCTATCCAGTTGGAAG GACTAGAGTGACACTTAAAAAATCTGGTGTCGTGTTGGATTTGGTGCCACCACTAACAAAGGTTAACAACCTGATATTTGGGCGTACTTGGGTTGATTCTCCTGGAGAGATGGTTATGACAAACCTGACAACCGGAGACAAAGCTGTGTTATATTTCCAGCCATGTGGCTGGTTCGG GGCTGGCCGGTATGAGGTAGATGGGTATGTGTACAGTGCAGCGGAAGAACCCAAAATAATGATTACAGGGAAATGGAACAAGTCACTGAGCTGCCAACCATGTGACCAAGAAGGCGACCCTCTTCCAGGCACGGAGCTGAAGGAG ATCTGGAGAGTCGCCCCTGCCCCACAGAACGACGGGTATCAGTACACACACTTTGCGCACAAAATAAACAGCTTCAGCACGGCACCTAAGAAGCTGTTGGCATCTGATTCCCGGCTGAGGCCCGATAGATATGCCCTCGAGAAGGGCGACATGTCCAAGTCTGGCTCAGAAAAGAGCAG GCTGGAGGAGCAGCAGAGAGCCGAGAAAAGGACTCGAGAGGCCAAGGGCGAGCAGTTCACTCCGCGATGGTTCAACGTGACGGATGCGGTCGCCTCCACGCCGTGGGGTGACCTGGAAATTTGTGAGTACAGCGGCAGATACACGGAGCACCGGGCTGCCATAGACAGCTCCAACAgcaccgacgacgacgacgagatagACGTCACTTCGGTCGAGTTCGACCCATGGCAGTATGGTGGTAGCTCGTCATCTCCCCAATGA